The following are from one region of the Luteimonas sp. MC1572 genome:
- a CDS encoding M13-type metalloendopeptidase — MLLSLAVTVALAACQREAAAPVATTATPDAAPAPAALTLDESKLPGVNSFKASDLDPSVEACVDFGGHVNGTWLAANPIPGDRTSWGAFEMLDERSQAVQRQLAEQAAAMPGAGGVEAIVGNFWSTGMDAEKINAQGIAPIQGELDAIAALDSQDKIVGYLRTSAAKGQNTLFGFGAEADFKKSDMNMAYAMQGGLGLPDRGYYFDADKKDKLDAYQQHIAKVLELSGVAAADAQAQAKDVIAFETRLAKPSKSSEEMSRDVSLYYNPVSIADADKLTPNFPWAPFFESQGVATPATFSLAIPAFHAEISKMLADVPPAQWQAYLRFHAVDGASPYLSDAFAQEHFNFYSQVLRGQKEMKERGKRVLDVIETQAGEALGQMYVKVAFPAESKAQMETLVKNLSDALKLRIENLAWMSDETKAKAMEKWASFTPKIGYPDKWRDWNGLTTGRDSYIGNVLAANEFNYKWNLSKIGKPVDKTEWGMPPQMVNAYYNPLQNEIVFPAAILQPPFFDPAAPAEMNYGGIGAVIGHEMIHGYDDQGSRFGPTGNFENWWSEADASGFKKLTDQLVAQFDGYEAVPGKKVNGKLTLGENIADLGGLAVAYDAMKKATDGTTDAGTDGLTRDQRFFANWATVWRRNFTDQELAVRLNTDPHAPANFRAIGAPSNLGSFAAAYSCKPGQPMVRSGKDQVVIW; from the coding sequence CTGCTGCTGTCGCTGGCGGTCACCGTCGCGCTCGCCGCGTGCCAGCGCGAGGCGGCCGCCCCGGTCGCAACCACCGCAACCCCCGACGCCGCGCCGGCGCCCGCCGCGCTGACGCTCGATGAATCCAAGCTTCCCGGTGTCAACAGCTTCAAGGCCTCGGACCTTGATCCGTCGGTCGAGGCCTGCGTCGACTTCGGCGGGCACGTCAACGGCACCTGGCTTGCCGCCAACCCGATCCCGGGCGACCGCACCTCGTGGGGCGCGTTCGAGATGCTCGACGAACGCTCGCAGGCCGTGCAGCGCCAGCTGGCCGAGCAGGCCGCGGCCATGCCCGGCGCCGGCGGCGTGGAGGCCATCGTCGGCAACTTCTGGTCCACCGGCATGGACGCGGAGAAAATCAACGCCCAGGGCATCGCCCCGATCCAGGGCGAGCTGGATGCGATCGCCGCGCTCGACAGCCAGGACAAGATCGTCGGCTACCTGCGCACCAGCGCGGCCAAGGGCCAGAACACCCTGTTCGGCTTCGGGGCCGAGGCGGACTTCAAGAAGTCCGACATGAACATGGCCTACGCCATGCAGGGCGGCCTGGGCCTCCCGGACCGTGGCTATTACTTCGACGCCGACAAGAAGGACAAGCTCGACGCCTACCAGCAGCACATCGCCAAGGTGCTGGAGCTGTCAGGCGTTGCCGCCGCCGATGCGCAGGCCCAGGCGAAGGACGTGATCGCGTTTGAAACCCGCCTCGCCAAGCCGTCCAAGTCGAGCGAGGAGATGTCGCGCGACGTGTCGCTGTACTACAACCCGGTGAGCATCGCCGACGCCGACAAGCTGACCCCGAACTTCCCGTGGGCGCCGTTCTTCGAGTCGCAGGGCGTGGCCACGCCGGCGACGTTCTCGCTGGCGATCCCGGCGTTCCACGCCGAGATCAGCAAGATGCTGGCCGACGTGCCGCCGGCGCAGTGGCAGGCCTACCTGCGCTTCCACGCGGTCGACGGCGCGTCGCCCTACCTGTCCGACGCGTTCGCGCAGGAACACTTCAACTTCTACAGCCAGGTGCTGCGCGGCCAGAAGGAAATGAAGGAGCGCGGCAAGCGCGTGCTCGATGTCATCGAGACGCAGGCCGGCGAGGCGCTGGGCCAGATGTACGTGAAGGTGGCGTTCCCGGCCGAATCCAAGGCGCAGATGGAGACCCTGGTCAAGAACCTGAGCGACGCGCTGAAGCTGCGCATCGAGAACCTGGCCTGGATGTCGGACGAGACCAAGGCCAAGGCCATGGAGAAGTGGGCCAGCTTCACGCCCAAGATCGGCTACCCGGACAAGTGGCGTGACTGGAACGGCCTGACCACCGGCCGCGACAGCTACATCGGCAACGTGCTGGCCGCCAACGAGTTCAACTACAAGTGGAACCTGTCCAAGATCGGCAAGCCCGTGGACAAGACCGAATGGGGCATGCCGCCGCAGATGGTCAACGCCTACTACAACCCGCTGCAGAACGAGATCGTGTTCCCGGCGGCGATCCTGCAGCCGCCGTTCTTCGACCCGGCGGCGCCGGCGGAGATGAACTACGGCGGCATCGGCGCGGTGATCGGCCACGAGATGATCCACGGCTATGACGACCAGGGCAGCCGCTTCGGTCCCACCGGCAACTTCGAGAACTGGTGGAGCGAGGCGGATGCCAGCGGCTTCAAGAAGCTCACCGACCAGCTCGTGGCGCAGTTCGACGGCTACGAGGCGGTGCCGGGCAAGAAGGTCAACGGCAAGCTGACGCTCGGCGAGAACATTGCCGACCTCGGCGGCCTGGCGGTGGCCTACGACGCGATGAAGAAGGCGACCGACGGCACGACCGATGCCGGCACCGATGGCCTGACGCGCGACCAGCGCTTCTTCGCCAACTGGGCCACGGTGTGGCGCCGCAACTTCACCGACCAGGAGCTGGCGGTGCGCCTGAACACCGACCCGCATGCGCCGGCCAACTTCCGCGCCATCGGTGCGCCGTCGAACCTTGGTTCGTTCGCCGCCGCGTACTCGTGCAAGCCGGGCCAGCCGATGGTGCGCAGCGGCAAGGACCAGGTCGTCATCTGGTAA
- a CDS encoding monovalent cation:proton antiporter-2 (CPA2) family protein, whose product MPLDAATDTSQLVPVVALLGAAVIAVPLFRRFGLGSVLGYLAAGMVIGPFGFGWFVRPAAILHVAELGVVMFLFVVGLEMRPSHLWSLRRQIFGLGPLQIASCAAALAGVGLLLGLPTPVALIGAAGFVLTSTAIVMQVLAERGDIATPRGQKMVSILLFEDLLIVPLLALVAFMSPLPEAAGGASRLASVAMAVAALVALVVAGLYLLNPLFRLLAASRARELMTAAALLVVLGAALLMEMGGLSMAMGAFLAGVLLSESTFRHELEADIEPFRGLLLGLFFLAVGMSLDLAAVAADWRLVALAVPAMMLAKALCIYLVARFMRSSHANALDRAVLMAQGGEFAFVLFAAGESAGIIGGGANDSLTAIVVLSMALTPLAVLLVRRGTRAANASLDGIDAASGQSGSVLIIGFGRFGQVVSQSLLARDIDVTIIDSDVDMIRNAAGFGFKVYYGDGTRLDVLRASGAGSARAIAVCVDDQGAADRIAALARNAFPQARLLVRAYDRVHALQLAIAGVDYSVRETFESAVQFGEAALRQLDVDPAEAARVTAEVRRLEAERFQLELSAGIGAGIGMMRTNTGAGPKPTPLTTPRRQAQVLNPEGEAGPGAQAPEAEETDGAPTP is encoded by the coding sequence ATGCCGCTGGACGCCGCCACCGACACCTCGCAACTCGTCCCCGTGGTGGCGCTGCTCGGCGCGGCGGTGATCGCCGTGCCGCTGTTCCGCCGGTTCGGACTGGGCTCGGTACTGGGCTACCTGGCGGCGGGCATGGTGATCGGCCCGTTCGGGTTCGGCTGGTTCGTGAGGCCCGCGGCGATCCTGCACGTCGCCGAACTCGGCGTGGTGATGTTCCTGTTCGTGGTCGGCCTGGAGATGCGCCCCTCGCACCTGTGGAGCCTGCGCCGGCAGATCTTCGGGCTCGGGCCGCTGCAGATCGCGAGCTGTGCCGCCGCGCTGGCCGGCGTCGGCCTGCTGCTCGGGCTGCCCACGCCGGTGGCGTTGATCGGCGCGGCCGGCTTCGTGCTGACGTCCACCGCGATCGTGATGCAGGTGCTCGCCGAGCGCGGCGACATCGCCACCCCGCGCGGGCAGAAAATGGTGTCGATCCTGCTGTTCGAGGACCTGCTGATCGTGCCCCTGCTGGCGCTGGTGGCGTTCATGTCGCCGCTGCCCGAGGCCGCTGGCGGCGCTTCGCGGCTGGCATCGGTGGCCATGGCGGTCGCCGCGCTGGTCGCCCTGGTGGTCGCCGGGCTGTACCTGCTCAACCCGCTGTTCCGCCTGCTGGCGGCGTCGCGTGCGCGCGAACTGATGACCGCAGCCGCCCTGCTGGTGGTGCTGGGCGCGGCGCTGCTGATGGAGATGGGCGGGCTGTCGATGGCCATGGGCGCGTTCCTGGCGGGCGTGCTGCTGTCGGAGTCCACCTTCCGCCACGAGCTCGAGGCCGACATCGAGCCGTTCCGCGGCCTGCTGCTCGGCCTGTTCTTCCTCGCCGTGGGCATGTCGCTCGACCTGGCGGCGGTGGCCGCGGACTGGCGCCTGGTGGCGCTCGCGGTGCCGGCGATGATGCTGGCCAAGGCGCTGTGCATCTACCTTGTGGCTCGGTTCATGCGCAGCAGCCACGCCAACGCCCTGGACCGCGCCGTGCTGATGGCGCAGGGCGGCGAGTTCGCGTTCGTGCTGTTCGCCGCCGGCGAATCCGCCGGGATCATCGGCGGCGGCGCCAACGACAGCCTGACTGCGATCGTGGTCCTGTCGATGGCCCTCACCCCGCTCGCGGTGCTGCTGGTCCGGCGCGGGACGCGGGCCGCGAACGCGTCGCTGGACGGCATCGATGCCGCCTCCGGCCAGAGCGGCAGCGTGCTGATCATCGGCTTCGGCCGCTTCGGGCAGGTGGTCAGCCAGTCGCTGCTGGCGCGCGACATCGACGTGACCATCATCGACAGCGACGTCGACATGATCCGCAACGCGGCGGGCTTCGGCTTCAAGGTCTACTACGGCGATGGCACCCGCCTCGACGTGCTGCGTGCCTCGGGCGCCGGCAGCGCGCGCGCGATCGCGGTCTGCGTCGACGACCAGGGCGCGGCCGACCGCATCGCCGCGCTGGCGCGCAACGCGTTCCCGCAGGCGCGCCTGCTGGTGCGCGCCTACGACCGCGTGCACGCCCTGCAGCTCGCCATCGCGGGCGTCGACTATTCGGTGCGCGAGACCTTTGAATCCGCGGTGCAGTTCGGCGAGGCGGCGCTGCGCCAGCTCGACGTGGATCCGGCCGAGGCGGCGCGCGTCACCGCCGAAGTCCGCCGCCTCGAGGCCGAGCGCTTCCAGCTGGAGCTCTCGGCCGGCATCGGCGCCGGCATCGGCATGATGCGCACCAACACCGGCGCCGGGCCCAAGCCCACGCCGCTCACCACACCGCGCCGCCAGGCGCAGGTGCTGAACCCGGAGGGCGAGGCGGGCCCAGGCGCGCAGGCACCCGAGGCCGAGGAGACCGATGGCGCGCCCACGCCATGA
- a CDS encoding DEAD/DEAH box helicase, which yields MTSDIRTFESLGLSQGLLRALAASGYTQPTPIQEQAIPLILAGHDVLGAAQTGTGKTAAFGLPLLQRLGKETPARGPRKPRALVLVPTRELAVQVAESIKEYGHHMKLNVTTIFGGAGMQPQIDNLRRGVDILVACPGRLLDHMQSGHAKLDAVEMLILDEADRMLDMGFLPSIKRVLARVPKERQTLLFSATFEARIKALALEFMRDPRQVEVAAQNTIADTIVHRAHPVDSAAKRDLLVDILSKRHTEQVLIFGKTKHGCNRLAEQLEKSGLPSVAIHGNKSQAQRQKALDAFKSGRARILVATDVAARGLDIPNLPLVINHDLPMVAEDYVHRIGRTGRAGATGEALSLVSPEEGALLRDIQKMLKAEIEMVVVPGFEPSRPIRLDAPRPPNGGRGGRPAGDQRPARPSAHRGHGKAQPRSAQPHAGPQVPGSRGRGPGAGRRDTRA from the coding sequence ATGACGTCCGATATCCGGACTTTCGAGAGCCTTGGGCTCTCGCAAGGCCTGCTGCGCGCGCTTGCCGCCAGCGGCTACACCCAGCCCACCCCGATCCAGGAACAGGCCATCCCGCTGATCCTCGCCGGCCATGACGTGCTCGGCGCGGCCCAGACCGGCACCGGCAAGACCGCCGCCTTCGGCCTGCCGCTGCTGCAGCGCCTGGGCAAGGAAACCCCCGCCCGTGGCCCGCGCAAGCCGCGCGCGCTGGTGCTGGTGCCGACCCGCGAGCTCGCGGTGCAGGTGGCCGAGAGCATCAAGGAATACGGCCACCACATGAAGCTCAACGTCACCACGATCTTCGGTGGCGCCGGCATGCAGCCGCAGATCGACAACCTGCGCCGCGGCGTGGACATCCTCGTCGCCTGCCCGGGTCGCCTGCTGGACCACATGCAGTCCGGCCACGCCAAGCTCGACGCGGTCGAGATGCTGATCCTCGACGAAGCCGACCGCATGCTCGACATGGGCTTCCTGCCGTCGATCAAGCGCGTGCTTGCGCGCGTGCCCAAGGAGCGCCAGACGCTGCTGTTCTCGGCCACGTTCGAGGCGCGCATCAAGGCGCTGGCGCTGGAATTCATGCGTGATCCGCGCCAGGTCGAGGTGGCCGCGCAGAACACCATTGCCGACACCATCGTGCACCGCGCCCACCCGGTCGACTCGGCCGCCAAGCGCGACCTGCTGGTCGACATCCTGTCCAAGCGCCACACCGAGCAGGTGCTGATCTTCGGCAAGACCAAGCACGGCTGCAATCGCCTGGCCGAACAGCTGGAGAAGTCCGGCCTGCCGTCGGTGGCGATCCATGGCAACAAGAGCCAGGCGCAGCGGCAGAAGGCGCTCGACGCGTTCAAGTCCGGACGTGCCCGCATCCTGGTGGCGACCGACGTCGCCGCCCGCGGCCTGGACATCCCGAACCTGCCGCTGGTGATCAACCACGACCTGCCGATGGTGGCCGAGGACTACGTGCACCGCATCGGCCGCACCGGCCGCGCCGGCGCGACGGGCGAGGCGCTGTCGCTGGTGTCACCCGAAGAGGGCGCGCTGCTGCGTGACATCCAGAAGATGCTGAAGGCCGAGATCGAGATGGTGGTGGTGCCCGGCTTCGAGCCGAGCCGCCCGATCCGCCTCGACGCGCCGAGGCCGCCGAACGGTGGCCGTGGCGGGCGCCCGGCGGGCGACCAGCGTCCGGCGCGGCCCTCGGCGCATCGTGGCCATGGCAAGGCGCAGCCGCGCAGTGCGCAGCCGCACGCCGGACCGCAGGTCCCCGGCAGCCGCGGCCGCGGCCCGGGTGCGGGCAGGCGCGACACGCGCGCCTGA
- a CDS encoding bifunctional serine/threonine-protein kinase/formylglycine-generating enzyme family protein, translated as MSQANDHGVHAPMPMPMPEISGYRLTRVLGAGGMSTVYLGEQRSLGREVAIKVMLPDALTDEVSRRRFENEARTVARLDHPNIVGIHDVGRTSEGLPYYSMPHMAHGHLGQRDLRGKEPQVRAILQALLDALRHAHARGIVHRDVKAENVLFDDTDRPQLADFGIALRRGYGSRVTTAGLAVGSTAYMPPEQARGEAVDARADLYSVGVLAWEMLVGSLPYNAPDALSMAVMHVQDPIPRLPRQLRHWQGFIDRALSKSPDRRFSDATQMLAALDKVVERSGRGPADVGHELGKRLRALPAMVWLVAGLVVAAGIGLATRESGGQQAFYRAGDNGDAAAISATAGIGPLATGIDAANRNAMPGNPDDALLRAAPESDAETWLVAADRQLREHKLTAPAGDNAYTSVLNAWQADSGHLKIAASADALIAALAREAEREILGGDDAGARRSVMQATQLASRTARSDGPALVALRERARKAISTRVDSAASDYDRTAALAAVESGRRMGLEARALAALDTRARKIPLAGERIEGGSIDTVLVQQGGMRLAAMRRAVSRADYTEFASATGREPARCRERASLLRVMAPRNWRSPGFDQGAGDAVVCVSWDDASAYAHWIGKRDGRSYRLPTSSEWRRLPATAGGSRAVAEWNVDCSGSCEYRVTSGGSWREDAGDRREGGRGYDDVGFRLVRDL; from the coding sequence ATGTCGCAAGCCAATGATCACGGCGTACATGCGCCGATGCCAATGCCGATGCCGGAGATATCCGGCTATCGACTCACGCGCGTGCTCGGCGCGGGCGGCATGTCCACCGTCTACCTCGGGGAGCAGCGCTCGCTGGGCCGCGAGGTGGCGATCAAGGTCATGCTGCCCGACGCGCTGACCGACGAGGTCAGCCGCCGCCGCTTCGAGAACGAAGCGCGCACCGTTGCCCGCCTGGACCACCCCAACATCGTCGGCATCCACGACGTCGGCAGGACCAGCGAGGGCCTGCCCTACTACTCGATGCCGCACATGGCCCACGGCCACCTCGGCCAGCGCGACCTGCGCGGCAAGGAACCCCAAGTGCGCGCCATCCTGCAGGCGCTGCTGGACGCGCTGCGCCATGCCCACGCACGCGGCATCGTGCATCGCGACGTCAAGGCCGAAAACGTGCTGTTCGACGACACCGACCGGCCGCAGCTGGCCGATTTCGGCATCGCCCTGCGCCGCGGCTACGGGTCACGCGTCACCACCGCGGGCCTGGCCGTGGGCAGTACCGCCTACATGCCGCCGGAGCAGGCGCGCGGTGAAGCGGTGGATGCCCGCGCCGACCTCTACAGCGTTGGCGTGCTGGCCTGGGAGATGCTGGTCGGGTCGCTGCCGTACAACGCGCCCGATGCCCTGTCGATGGCGGTCATGCACGTCCAGGACCCGATCCCCCGCCTGCCGCGCCAACTGCGCCACTGGCAGGGGTTCATCGACCGCGCCCTGTCGAAATCGCCGGATCGGCGCTTCAGCGATGCCACACAGATGCTCGCCGCGCTGGACAAGGTGGTCGAGCGCAGCGGGCGCGGACCTGCGGACGTCGGCCATGAGCTGGGCAAGCGCCTGCGCGCGCTGCCCGCCATGGTCTGGCTGGTCGCGGGGCTGGTCGTCGCCGCGGGGATCGGCCTGGCCACGCGCGAGAGCGGCGGGCAGCAGGCGTTCTATCGCGCCGGCGACAACGGCGATGCCGCGGCGATCTCCGCGACGGCGGGCATCGGCCCCCTCGCCACGGGCATCGACGCCGCGAACCGGAATGCCATGCCCGGCAACCCCGACGACGCGCTGCTGCGCGCGGCCCCCGAGTCCGACGCCGAAACCTGGCTGGTCGCGGCGGACCGACAGCTGCGCGAACACAAACTCACCGCGCCCGCCGGCGACAACGCCTACACCAGTGTCCTCAACGCCTGGCAGGCCGACAGCGGCCACCTCAAGATCGCCGCCTCCGCGGATGCGCTGATCGCCGCGCTCGCCCGCGAGGCCGAGCGCGAGATCCTCGGCGGCGACGATGCAGGTGCCCGCCGCAGCGTCATGCAGGCGACCCAGCTGGCGTCGCGCACCGCGCGTTCCGACGGCCCGGCGCTGGTGGCCCTGCGTGAACGCGCGCGCAAGGCCATTTCGACCCGTGTCGACTCCGCAGCTTCCGACTACGACCGCACTGCCGCGCTGGCGGCCGTGGAGTCAGGCCGCCGGATGGGCCTTGAGGCGCGTGCACTGGCGGCGCTCGACACGCGCGCGCGCAAGATCCCGCTGGCCGGCGAGCGGATCGAAGGCGGAAGCATTGATACGGTCCTGGTGCAGCAGGGCGGGATGCGCCTGGCGGCGATGCGCCGTGCGGTCAGCCGCGCCGACTACACCGAATTCGCGTCGGCGACCGGCCGCGAACCGGCGCGCTGCCGCGAGCGGGCCTCGCTGCTGCGCGTGATGGCGCCGCGCAACTGGCGCAGCCCCGGATTCGACCAGGGCGCGGGCGACGCTGTTGTCTGCGTGTCCTGGGACGACGCATCCGCGTATGCCCACTGGATCGGCAAGCGCGACGGCCGTTCGTACCGCCTGCCCACCTCATCGGAATGGCGACGCCTGCCCGCGACCGCGGGGGGATCGCGCGCGGTCGCCGAGTGGAACGTCGATTGCAGCGGCAGCTGCGAGTACCGCGTGACCAGCGGCGGCAGCTGGCGGGAGGATGCCGGCGACAGGCGCGAGGGTGGCCGCGGCTACGACGACGTCGGATTCCGGCTCGTCCGCGACCTTTGA
- a CDS encoding DUF4442 domain-containing protein, translating into MRASTLRWGMNLWPPFLFAGIRITAISEDFRHARVRMRQHWFNRNYVGTHFGGSLFAMTDPFWMLLTMRSLGRGYMVWDQAAEIRFVKPGRGTVEASFDLGDDVLEAMRTATADGGKHLQWFDTRVHDADGDVVATVRKQVYVRRKQAANGGAGA; encoded by the coding sequence GTGCGCGCGTCCACGCTGCGGTGGGGCATGAACCTGTGGCCGCCGTTCCTGTTCGCCGGGATCCGCATCACCGCGATTTCGGAGGACTTCCGCCATGCGCGCGTGCGCATGCGCCAGCACTGGTTCAACCGCAACTACGTCGGCACGCATTTCGGCGGCAGCCTGTTCGCCATGACCGACCCGTTCTGGATGCTGCTGACCATGCGTTCGCTGGGCCGCGGCTACATGGTCTGGGACCAGGCCGCGGAGATCCGCTTCGTGAAGCCCGGCCGCGGCACCGTCGAGGCGAGCTTCGACCTGGGCGACGACGTGCTCGAGGCGATGCGCACGGCGACCGCCGACGGCGGCAAGCACCTGCAGTGGTTCGACACCCGGGTCCACGACGCCGATGGCGACGTGGTGGCCACGGTGCGCAAGCAGGTCTATGTGCGCCGCAAGCAGGCCGCGAACGGAGGCGCCGGGGCGTGA
- the trxA gene encoding thioredoxin yields the protein MSPHTASPHVFDATADNFEAEVLERSLRTPVLIDFWAEWCGPCKTVGPILEKLAADYNGAFVLAKIDVDSQQELAGAFQVRSIPTIILVKDGQPVDGFPGALPEGQLREFLKQHGIEPAAAEAEAAEAAPPPPPDPHAEVLRLRHASEAAPADDALKLELALALLATGVTQEASQLLDALPANLATDDRAVRARASLDFAALLRDAPSVEVLEMAISRDPADLRARHLLGAQHIVAGRHEAALQQFMEMLRRDRAFDDGLPRKALIEAFRVIDDDTLVARYRRQMSALLLS from the coding sequence ATGTCCCCGCACACCGCTTCGCCCCACGTCTTCGATGCCACCGCCGACAACTTCGAGGCGGAAGTCCTTGAGCGCTCGCTGCGCACGCCGGTCCTGATCGACTTCTGGGCCGAATGGTGCGGCCCGTGCAAGACCGTCGGGCCGATCCTCGAAAAGCTCGCGGCGGACTACAACGGCGCCTTCGTGCTGGCCAAGATCGATGTCGACAGCCAGCAGGAGCTGGCCGGTGCGTTCCAGGTCCGCTCCATCCCCACCATCATCCTGGTCAAGGATGGGCAGCCGGTTGACGGGTTCCCCGGCGCGCTGCCCGAGGGGCAGCTTCGCGAGTTCCTGAAGCAGCACGGCATCGAGCCGGCCGCCGCCGAAGCCGAGGCAGCCGAGGCCGCCCCGCCGCCGCCGCCCGATCCGCATGCCGAGGTCCTGCGCCTGCGCCACGCGAGCGAAGCCGCGCCGGCCGATGACGCGCTGAAGCTCGAGCTCGCACTCGCACTGCTCGCCACCGGGGTCACCCAGGAGGCCAGCCAGCTGCTGGACGCCCTGCCCGCCAATCTCGCCACCGACGACCGTGCGGTGCGTGCACGCGCCAGCCTGGACTTCGCCGCGCTGCTGCGCGATGCGCCGTCGGTCGAGGTGCTGGAGATGGCGATTTCCCGTGACCCCGCCGACCTGCGCGCGCGCCACCTGCTCGGCGCGCAGCACATCGTGGCCGGCCGCCACGAAGCGGCGCTGCAGCAGTTCATGGAAATGCTGCGCCGCGACCGCGCCTTCGACGACGGCCTGCCGCGCAAGGCGCTGATCGAGGCGTTCCGCGTCATCGACGATGACACGCTCGTCGCCCGCTACCGCCGGCAGATGTCGGCGCTGCTGCTGTCCTGA